GGCGGTGTCGGCGATTCGCGAGACGCGCCGCTTCGGTTCTCACATATAAGGGCACAAAACAGGTCTTATTCATACATGCAGAAATATACGCGGCGCACCTTGCTCGGTGCATCGATCGTGGCCGCCGGTTCGGGAGCTCTGACCGCCTGCTCCGGATCCGACGCACCGCCCGAGGCCGGGCCCACCGGCCACAGGGGCGGCAGGCACAGCGGCGGCGGCTTCGTCCCCAAGGGGCCCAAGGGGTATGTCAACCCGTCCGGCCCCGAGGTCCTCGCCGCCGAGAGGAGACGCGGAACCGGTCCTGTCCGCACGTTCACGCTCACCGCCATCGAGACGTCCCTCGATCTGGGCGGACGTACCGTCAGGTCGTGGGCGTACGGCGACACGCTGCCCGGCAAGGAGATCCGGATCAACGCGGGCGACGTCCTCGATCTCACCCTTGCCAACCATCTGCGCGAAGCGACGACGCTGCACTCGCACGGTGTGCGGATGCGCTGCGACATGGACGGCGTACCGGGCCTGACCCAGCAGTCCATCAAGCCCGGCGCGGACTTCACCTACCGCTTCGCCGTCCCGCACCCCGGCACCTACTGGTTGCACTCGCACTCGGGCATGCAGCTCGACCGCGGCCTGTACGCCCCCCTGATCGTCGAGGATCCCAGGGAGCCCTTGTCCTACGACAAGGAGTGGGTCGTCATGCTGGACGACTGGGTGGACGGCGTGTCCGGCTCCACCCCGGACGGCGTGCTCGCGCAGCTGCGGGGCGGCCATGCCGCGCCGATGGACATGGGTGAGGGCGACGGACAGCACGGTCCGGGCAGCGACGAGTCCGCGGGCGAGCACGAGTCGACCTCCGCCCGGGCCGCGGGCCCCTCACGCGTTCTGCACAACTCCAGCAGCCGCATCCTGCAGAGCGTGGGCGGCAACGTCGACTATCCGCACTACCTCGTCAACGGCCGTCTCCCGCGGGCCCCCTCGGTCTTCCGGGCCCGGCCGGGGGACCGCATCCGGCTGCGGATCATCAACGCCGGGGGCGACACGGCGTTCCGGGTGGCGCTCGGCGGTCACGAGATGACGGTGACGCACACGGACGGTTACCCGGTCGAGCACACGACGACGGACGCGCTGCTGCTCGGCATGGCCGAACGCTACGACGTGCTGGTCACCGCCAAGGACGGGGTGTTCCCGCTGGTCGCGATCGCGGAGGGCAAGGGCGCGAGGGCCCTTGCGGTCCTGCGCACCAGCAGCGGCGGGGTCCCCGGGCCGACCGCGCACCCGGACGAGCTCGACGGCCGGCTCGTGCCCGCCAGACGGCTCGTGCCGCACGAGTCGGTCGCCTTCAACGACGACGACCCGGACCGCGAGATGCGCCTCAAGCTGACCGGCGGCATGGAGAACTTCGACTGGGGCTTCGACCACGAGCCCTACTCCATCGAGAAACGCATCCCCATCCGGGAGGGCGAACGAGTCCGCATCTCCCTCATCAACGCCACCGACATGTGGCACCCCGTGCACCTGCACGGCCACACGTTCGCCCTCACCGGCATCGACGCGGTCGGAGCCCGCAAGGACACCGCCCACGTGCTGCCCCACCGCAAACTCGTCATCGACTTCTACGCCGACAACCCGGGCCTGTGGATGCTGCATTGCCACAACCAGTACCACTCGGAGTCCGGGATGATGACCATCCTCGGCTACCGGACGTGACGAGGCCGGCGCCCGTGCACGGGACATGAGCGCCGGGGATCCCGGCCTCCGGTCCCGGTCCCGGCCGCGCGCCGGGACCCGGGGAGGCGGGGCGCGGGGCCGGCGCGGCAGTCGCCGTTCCGCCCTCGTGGTCGGCCCGGCACAGGCCCGCAGGGGACGGGATTGTCCGGGCTGCGGTCCCGTCGGGGCCGGTCGACAATGGGCAGTGGGTCGCACGTCCGCCCCGCCCACGACACCGCGGCGCCGCCCGAGAGGAGCGTGCACATGCGCGCTGAGGCTTCGCCGGCCGCGCGGAGGGGGGCGTTCATCGCGGTCGCGGTCGCCCTGTTCTGCGTCCAGTTCGACATCTCCGCGCTCAACCTGGCCGTGCCGGTCCTGGCCGTGCGGCTCGTGGTGCCCGAGCGGGCCTGCGCGGCGTCGGGCGTCCAGTCGATGTCCCCGGTCATCCTGGGCGGCGCGCCCGCGGGGGCCGCCGCCGCGGTCACGGCGAGGACACCGCGGCGAGGGCCGCGGACGGCGTACGACCCGGACCTGCGGTGCGGCGGGGCGGTGATCCTGGCGGGCTCCTCCGTCCTCCTGGCGGTACGTCACCGGCTCGTGGTCCTCGGCCGGGCGCCGATACTCGGCGCGTCCCGCGGTGAGCGTGTGCCGTGAAGGGCGGATCGCGACGGACGGAAGTCGTGCACCGGTCGGTGCGGGTGACGCTCTCCGCGTCCGCGGGCTTCTACCCCTTCCTGTACGGGCTCCAGGAGCCGGTGCCGGCGCTGTACGCGCTGTTCGCGCCGATCTCCCTCGGCATGCTGTCCTCGATCCCCGGGTCCGGGCGGCAGCGCGCCGAGGTGATGCTGAAGGCACTGCCGGTGGCCTTGGTGCTGGTGGCGCTGGGGACCGTGCTGGCGGTGGCGACCTGGGCGGCGGTGCTCGGGATGCTCGTCGTGGGCTTCCTCCTCGCCTTCGCGGCGATCGCGGGGCCACGGCCGGCCGGGGCGGCGCCGGGACTCCAGCTGTTCTACATCCTGGCCTGCTTCCCGCCGTACGAGCCCCAGACCCTGTGGCTGCGGCTGGCCGGGCTCACCTACGGCGTGGTGGTGCTGGCGCTGTGCGAGCGGTTCCTGCTGCCGCAGCCGCCGGGACCGGCGTACCGGACGAGCCTCGCGAAGGCGCTGGCGACGGCGGGCGACACCATCGCCGGCCGGAGCGACCTCTCCCCCGGCGCGCTGCGGGCGGCCGGCGAGCGCCTGCGCCTGTCCGAGGTCCCGCCCGCCGAGCGCCCCGCGGGACCCGGCCGCGCCGACCGCGGCCTGTCCCAGGCGGGGTCCGCCGCGCGCCGGCTGCTCGAACAGCTGGCACATCTGACCGACACCGGCGAACTGCGCGAGCTCGTCCGGGGCGGCTCCGGGGACGGCGAAGACGGCACGGCCCGCCCCGACACGGCGTCCGGATCGCTGCTGCCGCAGGTGGCGTCCTTGTGCCACCGGACCGCCGCGGCCCTGCGGGAGGGTCGGCCCTCGCCCGGACCGCAGCGGATGGACGACGCGATCCTCCGCTTCCAGCAGGTGCGCATGCGGCAGGTCACGGGGCCCGCCGACGAGGTTCCGCCGGTGCCGGTGCTGCGTCGGCAGGCGGCGCTGCTGGCGGTCGCCGAGTCGGTGCGCATCCTGGAGATCTCCGTACGGGTCGGGCTCGACGGACGGCGCACGCCGCCGATCGAGCCGCGGGAGCTCTTCTGGTACACGGAGGCGTCGACGCCGTACCTGTGGGTGCGCCGGATCACCGGCAACATGACGGTGCGCTCGGTGCAGTTCCAGAACGCCCTGCGGACCGCCGTCGCGCTCGCGACCGCGCGGTTCGTCGCCGGTTCGCTCGACCTGACCCACGGCTTCTGGGTCCTGCTGGCGGTGCTGACGCTGAGCCGGACGACCGTGGGGGCGACCTGGACGGCCATCCGCCGGGCCGTCGCCGGGAACCTCGTGGGCGCCGTCGTGGCGGGTGCACTGCTCATCGGTCTCGGCGCGCACCCCGAGGCGTACGCCGCGATCCTCGCGCCCGGCATGCTGATCGCCTTCGCGCTGGGGCCGCTGCTCGGCATCGCCTGGGCGCAGGGACTGTTCACGCTGGTGGTGGCCACCGCGTTCGCCCAGATCGCGCCGGCGTCCTGGCACCTGGCCGGGGCGCGGATCGTGGACGTGCTGACCGGCAGCGCCATCGGTCTGCTGTGCGCGATGCTCGCCTGGCCGGCCGGCGCCCGGCGGGAGGTGCGCAGGACCATGGCGGGGCTGCTGCGGGAGTGCGCCTCGCTGATCAAGGGCACCGTCGCGGTGCTGACGGCCGTGCCGCCGGGCTCGGCCGCTCCCCCGCCGACGTTCCCCGCACTGCACCGGCTGCGCCTCGCCGAGTCCGCCTACGCCCAGTTCCGCAGCGAACCGGCGGGCAGCGTACCCGCCCGGGCCGACTGGCAAGCCGTGCTCATCACGGCGAACCACGTCCTGCTCGGCGCCCAGTGGCTGCCCCGTTTCGACCTGCCGGCTTGCGCTCTGTCCCCGGACGCCGCCGCCTGGGCACGCGCCGGCGCCCGAACGCTGGCCGAGACCATGGAGCGCGTCGCCGCCCTGTGCGCGGACGACCGGCCGCCGCCGGAGGGGAGGCGCGCGGCGCCCACCCCACCGGACGAAAAGCAGGGGCCGCCAGCCCGACCAGAGGAAAAGCACGCGGCGCCCACCCCACCGGACGAGAACCAGCGGGCTCCAACCCGGCCAGAGGAAAAGCACGTGGTGCCCACCCCACCGGACGAAAAGCACGCGGTGCCCACCCGGCCAGAGGAAAAGCACGCGGTGCCCACCCCACCGGACAAGAACCAGGGGGCGCCCACCCGGCCGGACGGAGAGCAGGCAGTGCCGTCGCCGTCACTCGGGGCGCGTCCGGGGCGGCCCTCGGGCGCGGACGGGGCGCGGCGGACGGCCTCGGAAACCGGCGATGTGCCACCGACGCCCTGGCCGCCGGGCGCG
This region of Streptomyces chromofuscus genomic DNA includes:
- a CDS encoding FUSC family protein, yielding MKGGSRRTEVVHRSVRVTLSASAGFYPFLYGLQEPVPALYALFAPISLGMLSSIPGSGRQRAEVMLKALPVALVLVALGTVLAVATWAAVLGMLVVGFLLAFAAIAGPRPAGAAPGLQLFYILACFPPYEPQTLWLRLAGLTYGVVVLALCERFLLPQPPGPAYRTSLAKALATAGDTIAGRSDLSPGALRAAGERLRLSEVPPAERPAGPGRADRGLSQAGSAARRLLEQLAHLTDTGELRELVRGGSGDGEDGTARPDTASGSLLPQVASLCHRTAAALREGRPSPGPQRMDDAILRFQQVRMRQVTGPADEVPPVPVLRRQAALLAVAESVRILEISVRVGLDGRRTPPIEPRELFWYTEASTPYLWVRRITGNMTVRSVQFQNALRTAVALATARFVAGSLDLTHGFWVLLAVLTLSRTTVGATWTAIRRAVAGNLVGAVVAGALLIGLGAHPEAYAAILAPGMLIAFALGPLLGIAWAQGLFTLVVATAFAQIAPASWHLAGARIVDVLTGSAIGLLCAMLAWPAGARREVRRTMAGLLRECASLIKGTVAVLTAVPPGSAAPPPTFPALHRLRLAESAYAQFRSEPAGSVPARADWQAVLITANHVLLGAQWLPRFDLPACALSPDAAAWARAGARTLAETMERVAALCADDRPPPEGRRAAPTPPDEKQGPPARPEEKHAAPTPPDENQRAPTRPEEKHVVPTPPDEKHAVPTRPEEKHAVPTPPDKNQGAPTRPDGEQAVPSPSLGARPGRPSGADGARRTASETGDVPPTPWPPGAAVPSMPPPPTSSQPAGPPLPALVDLDMWLRGLTAQFARIEAGLPAEVRRGPRGTNSDSGTPASAENVRRRWYSEVAAIRAARPRRPAGRGGTRCDPGPR
- a CDS encoding multicopper oxidase family protein, with the protein product MQKYTRRTLLGASIVAAGSGALTACSGSDAPPEAGPTGHRGGRHSGGGFVPKGPKGYVNPSGPEVLAAERRRGTGPVRTFTLTAIETSLDLGGRTVRSWAYGDTLPGKEIRINAGDVLDLTLANHLREATTLHSHGVRMRCDMDGVPGLTQQSIKPGADFTYRFAVPHPGTYWLHSHSGMQLDRGLYAPLIVEDPREPLSYDKEWVVMLDDWVDGVSGSTPDGVLAQLRGGHAAPMDMGEGDGQHGPGSDESAGEHESTSARAAGPSRVLHNSSSRILQSVGGNVDYPHYLVNGRLPRAPSVFRARPGDRIRLRIINAGGDTAFRVALGGHEMTVTHTDGYPVEHTTTDALLLGMAERYDVLVTAKDGVFPLVAIAEGKGARALAVLRTSSGGVPGPTAHPDELDGRLVPARRLVPHESVAFNDDDPDREMRLKLTGGMENFDWGFDHEPYSIEKRIPIREGERVRISLINATDMWHPVHLHGHTFALTGIDAVGARKDTAHVLPHRKLVIDFYADNPGLWMLHCHNQYHSESGMMTILGYRT